A window from Podospora bellae-mahoneyi strain CBS 112042 chromosome 1 map unlocalized CBS112042p_1, whole genome shotgun sequence encodes these proteins:
- the TRR1 gene encoding thioredoxin-disulfide reductase (EggNog:ENOG503NW0C; COG:O; BUSCO:EOG0926386D) produces MHSKVVIIGSGPAAHTAAVYLARAELKPVLYEGFMANGVAAGGQLTTTTEIENFPGFPKGIMGGELMDRMREQSERFGTVIVSETVDKLDLSSRPFKYATEWSPDEIHTADAIILATGASARRLGLPGEDKYWQNGISACAVCDGAVPIFRNKHLVVIGGGDSAAEEAMFLTKYASHVTVLVRKDKLRASTIMAKRLLGHPKVTVKFNTVGVEVKGDDKGLMSQLVVKDVVSGNEETLEANGLFYAIGHDPATKIVKGQLETDEEGYVITKPGTTLTSVEGVFAAGDVQDKRYRQAITSAGTGCMAALDAEKFLSEMEDTTAEHKAGKEGNL; encoded by the exons ATGCACAGCAAAGTAGTCATCATCGGCTCCGGGCCGGCCGCCCATACCGCGGCCGTTTACCTTGCCCGCGCCGAGTTGAAGC CCGTCTTATACGAGGGCTTCATGGCCAATGGCGTCGCCGCCGGCGGGCAGCTCACCACGACGACCGAAATCGAAAACTTCCCCGGCTTCCCCAAGGGCATCATGGGCGGCGAGCTCATGGACCGGATGCGCGAGCAGTCGGAGCGCTTCGGCACCGTCATCGTCAGCGAGACGGTCGACAAGCTGGACCTCTCGTCGAGGCCGTTCAAGTACGCCACCGAGTGGTCCCCGGACGAGATCCACACGGCCgacgccatcatcctcgccacgGGGGCCTCGGCCCGCAGGCTTGGGCTGCCGGGGGAGGACAAGTACTGGCAGAACGGGATCTCGGCCTGCGCAGTGTGCGACGGGGCGGTGCCCATCTTTAGAAACAAGCACTTGGTTGTCATCGGGGGTGGTGACTctgcggcggaggaggcgatgtTCTTGACCAAGTATGCTAGCCATGTTACCGTGCTGGTGAGGAAGGACAAGTTGAGGGCTAGCACGATCATGGCGAAGAGGTTGCTGGGGCATCCCAAGGTTACGGTCAAGTTTAATACTGTGGGTGTGGAGGTTAAGGGGGATGACAAGGGGCTGATGAGCCAGTTGGTGGTCAAGGATGTTGTTTCTGGGAATGAGGAGACGCTGGAGGCGAATGGGCTTTTTTATGCCATTGGTCACGATCCTGCCACCAAGATTGTCAAGGGTCAGCTGGAgactgatgaggagggttaTGTCATCACCAAGCCTGGCACTACGCTGACCAGTGTTGAGGGCGtgtttgctgctggtgatgtgCAGGATAAGAGGTACAGGCAGGCCATTACCAGTGCAG GAACTGGCTGCATGGCTGCTCTCGATGCTGAAAAGTTCCTGTCCGAGATGGAGGACACGACAGCTGAGCACAAGGccgggaaggaggggaacCTATAG
- the YTH1 gene encoding RNA-binding component of cleavage and polyadenylation factor (COG:A; EggNog:ENOG503NYHY; BUSCO:EOG092654KW), which yields MAFLPPPAQQLLTHTPTPYTFTFTPFLQKTYQHSLPPPSSNPPSGDQQQSQPNNNNTGGFGSLVCKHWLRGLCKKGLTCEFLHEYNLRKMPECNFFVRNGYCSNGDECLYLHIDPSSKLPPCPHYDRGFCPLGPKCDKRHLKRNICLYYLAGFCPDGKQCKQGAHPRWTRDELMEKPTMKVEKTAEELEWEEQERERHRERERERDMERRAERDRERSGDGDRHDRGHDKGGRFGRGGGGGGVGKGGV from the coding sequence atggcgttcctcccgcccccagcccaacaacTCCTaacccacacacccaccccctacaccttcaccttcacccccttccttcaAAAAACCTACCAAcactccctccctccacccagcagcaaccccccctcaggcgaccaacaacaatcccaacccaacaacaacaacaccggcGGCTTCGGTTCCCTAGTCTGCAAACACTGGCTCCGCGGCCTCTGCAAAAAGGGCCTAACCTGCGAGTTCCTCCACGAGTACAACCTCCGCAAGATGCCCGAATGCAACTTCTTCGTCCGCAACGGCTACTGCTCCAACGGGGACGAGTGCCTCTACCTCCACATCGACCCCTCCTCTAAACTTCCCCCCTGTCCCCACTACGACCGCGGGTTTTGCCCCTTGGGGCCAAAATGCGACAAGAGACATTTAAAGAGAAACATATGTCTTTACTACCTCGCGGGGTTCTGCCCGGACGGGAAGCAGTGCAAGCAGGGGGCGCATCCAAGGTGGACGAGGGATGAGCTGATGGAGAAGCCTACTATGAAGGTGGAGAagacggcggaggagctggagtgggaggagcaggagagggagaggcatagggagcgggagagggagagggatatGGAACGGCGGGCGGAGAGGGATAGGGAGCGgagtggggatggggatagGCATGATAGGGGGCATGacaagggggggaggtttgggagggggggggggggaggtggggtgggaaaggggggggtatag
- a CDS encoding uncharacterized protein (EggNog:ENOG503NY54; COG:S) — protein MSGTSPQEILDTLLSYIPDDAKRYTGDVAEFVNGSVDKAADKLRDTLSNLPEWVPESFRPQAPPPPPVITVPVGALERVQNWVSRHKILTGIVVVATGTVVYKSYKASLSLRKHRKAKRARSGGRLEVVVIAGSPALPLTRSLALDLERKGFIVFIVANTRDDELLIQGMARPDIRSFALDINDPTRVGASIEEFARYLQEPHAAIPKGKKSHLHLKSVILIPSLNYQTSPIATIPPSSFADLFKTHLLQPIVTIQAFLPILTARLHPPPPPTELASSLAKDASKQREKEDLSPKVLVFTPSIISSINPPFHAPEATICSALSAFTEVLAAELRPLQVPVTHMQLGTFDFTGFTPAQGTKFQSSTAGRANQGLITASGVEQTHNWPDAARKTYARNFVSQSTSPIGTTGIRGMRGSNLKNLHDAVFDVIDGTITASTVRVGLGASVYGFVGRWVPKSMVCFIMGIRKVDELATWQGSAHGSPRGGSHDGEDEDKMAGSESFISVAPLEGVAGENVWKS, from the exons ATGTCTGGAACGAGTCCCCAGGAGATTCTGGATACGCTG TTATCGTACATCCCGGACGACGCCAAACGATATACTGGTGACGTCGCCGAGTTTGTCAACGGATCGGTCGACAAGGCTGCGGACAAACTGAGAGATACCCTCTCGAACTTGCCAGAATGGGTTCCCGAATCGTTTCGCCCTCaggcaccgccgccgccgccggtgatTACTGTGCCTGTTGGGGCCCTTGAGAGGGTGCAGAACTGGGTTTCGAGGCATAAGATCTTGACGggtattgttgttgtggctACGGGGACGGTGGTTTACAAGTCGTATAAGGCGAGCCTGTCGCTACGGAAGCACCGTAAGGCTAAGAGAGCGAGgagtggggggaggttggaggttgtggttATTGCTGGTTCGCCTGCATTGCCGCTGACGAGGTCGTTGGCGCTggatttggagaggaaggggttcATTGTGTTTATTGTGGCCAACACGCGGGATGATGAGCTTTTGATTCAGGGGATGGCCAGGCCGGATATTCGGTCGTTTGCTTTGGATATCAATGAT CCTACCCGTGTCGGTGCTTCAATTGAGGAGTTCGCCCGCTACCTCCAAGAACCTCACGCGGCAATCCCTAAGGGCAAGAAGTCCCACCTTCACCTTAAATCCGTTATTCTCATCCCCTCTCTCAACTATCAAACTTCACCTATCgccaccatccctccctccagctTCGCCGACCTTTTCAAGactcatcttcttcagccaATCGTCACTATTCAGGctttcctccccatcctcactgCCAGGttgcatcctcctcctccaccaacagagCTCGCAAGCAGTCTCGCCAAAGACGCCAGCaagcaaagagaaaaggaagacCTCTCCCCCAAGGTGTTGGTTTTCACGCCTTCTATCATCTCCTCAATCAACCCTCCCTTCCATGCCCCTGAAGCAACCATCTGCTCCGCCCTCTCAGCCTTCACAGAAgtcctcgccgccgagcTTCGCCCGCTCCAGGTCCCCGTAACTCACATGCAGCTCGGAACCTTCGACTTCACTGGTTTCACCCCAGCTCAAGGCACTAAGTTCCAGTCTAGCACGGCCGGTCGTGCCAATCAAGGTCTCATCACTGCTTCTGGTGTCGAACAAACCCACAACTGGCCCGATGCCGCCCGAAAGACCTACGCCCGGAACTTTGTCTCTCAGTCAACCTCCCCTATTGGTACAACTGGAATCAGGGGTATGAGAGGATCCAACCTCAAGAACTTGCACGATGCTGTGTTTGATGTCATTGATGGCACCATCACTGCGTCAACAGTGAGAGTTGGTTTGGGAGCGAGTGTCTATGGCTTTGTTGGGCGGTGGGTGCCGAAGAGCATGGTTTGTTTCATCATGGGCATCAGGAAGGTTGATGAGCTGGCTACTTGGCAGGGCAGTGCTCATGGGAGCCCAAGGGGAGGAAGCCATGatggagaggacgaggacaagaTGGCGGGGAGCGAGAGCTTTATTAGTGTGGCGCCTTTGGAAGGTGTCGCGGGGGAGAATGTGTGGAAGTCTTGA
- a CDS encoding uncharacterized protein (EggNog:ENOG503NYE5; COG:S) produces MTSIREWKADEYQKSLGFVPKLATKVLEWLDVKADDKVLDLGCGDGILDIEIGRVLAQGGGKLLGLDRSPSMIRAARENVRRKEVGLERKCLFIVANTSDLLKHSAMAHQPEHFSKVFSSAAIHWMLGSSSGSSLDDDGPVSNRGRKFFEGARYVLKKGGKFVFEMGGMGNIAEARAAMVGVVARTLKQAPENIREPWFFPDEEWVRDMMEVKVGGFEVERSEMEWRPTKIDGRGGLEGWVRLIGDKLFGLIRDEKEREEAVREVVRLLEIVCRREPAREGGDVEYVVNYVRLRVVARRL; encoded by the exons ATGACTTCCATCAGAGAATGGAAAGCAGACGAATACCAAAAGAGTCTCGGCTTCGTCCCCAAGCTCGCGACAAAAGTGCTGGAGTGGCTTGACGTAAAAGCGGATGACAAGGTTTTGGATTTGGGGTGCGGTG ATGGAATCCTAGACATTGAAATCGGCCGTGTCCTAGCCCAAGGAGGGGGCAAACTTCTGGGATTAGACCGATCACCGAGCATGATCCGGGCCGCGAGGGAGAatgtgaggaggaaggaggttgggttggagaggaagtgTCTTTTTATTG TAGCAAACACCtccgacctcctcaaacactCAGCCATGGCCCACCAACCAGAACACTTCAGCAAAGTCTTTTCCTCCGCGGCCATTCATTGGATgctcggcagcagcagtggttCTTCTCTGGATGACGACGGCCCGGTGTCGAATAGGGGCAGAAAGTTCTTTGAGGGGGCCCGGTACGTTCTCAAGAAGGGGGGCAAGTTTGTCTTTGAGATGGGCGGGATGGGGAATATCGCTGAGGCGAGGGCCGcgatggtgggggtggttgctAGGACGCTGAAACAAGCGCCCGAAAATATTAGGGAGCCGTGGTTTTTTCCTGATGAGGAGTGGGTCAGGGACATGATGGAGGTCaaggttggggggtttgaggtCGAAAGGAGTGAAATGGAGTGGAGGCCTACCAAgattgatgggagggggggcctggaggggtgggttagGTTGATTGGGGACAAGTTGTTTGGGTTGATCAGGGAcgagaaagaaagggaggaagcggtgagggaggtggtcaGGTTGTTGGAAATTGTTTGTAGAAGGGAACCAGCGCgcgaagggggggatgtggagTACGTGGTGAATTATGTTCGGTTGAGGGTCGTTGCTAGGAGATTGTAG
- a CDS encoding uncharacterized protein (EggNog:ENOG503NUIP; COG:C) codes for MKGIQVSAYVKAPGELKVTELADPKPAADEYLIEVHAAATNFFDILQIQGKYQHQPPFPWVSGAEFAGVVLATPSGSKNPKFPVGSKVFGATQGSYATKCVAKEVSMLPVPKGWSFNQASGLFVTAPTSYGALVLRAGVKAGDYVLVHAAAGGVGLAAVQVAKAYGATVIATAGTARKLEVAKSFGADHVVDYRDENWPQIVKKLTPKGRGVDIVYDPVGMVDKSTKCIAWNGRILIVGFAAGTIEKVAMNKVLLKNISLVGIHWGMYEKMETKSVPKVWEGIMKLIAEGKFKGTEFTDKEFVGLESVPDALKALGSRETWGKVVVKIPQEGKNKL; via the exons ATGAAGGGAATCCAAGTGTCGGCCTATGTCAAG GCTCCTGGTGAGCTCAAGGTCACAGAGCTTGCTGATCCCAAGCCTGCCGCAGACGAGTACCTCATCGAGGTCCACGCCGCGGCAACCAACTTCTTTGATATCCTGCAAATTCAGGGCAAATACCAGCACCAACCTC CTTTCCCATGGGTTTCTGGTGCTGAATTCGCCGGAGTCGTGCTGGCCACGCCTTCCGGGTCCAAGAACCCCAAGTTCCCCGTCGGCTCCAAGGTCTTCGGAGCCACCCAGGGGTCATATGCCACTAAGTGTGTCGCAAAGGAGGTTTCCATGCTTCCCGTACCCAAGGGATGGTCTTTCAACCAGGCTTCCGGTCTGTTCGTAACAGCCCCCACCAGCTACGGCGCCCTCGTCCTCCGTGCTGGCGTCAAGGCGGGTGATTACGTTCTTGTCCACGCCGCTGCCGGTGGTGTCggtcttgctgctgttcaAGTCGCCAAGGCATACGGCGCGACAGTCATCGCCACGGCGGGCACTGCCCGCAAGCTGGAGGTTGCCAAGTCCTTTGGCGCTGATCATGTCGTTGACTACCGCGATGAGAACTGGCCCCAGATTGTCAAGAAATTGACGCCCAAGGGCCGTGGTGTTGACATTGTCTATGACCCTGTCGGCATGGTTGACAAGAGTACTAAGTGTATCGCTTGGAACGGCCGCATTCTCATTGTTGGCTTTGCCGCTGGTACTATCGAGAAGGTGGCTATGAACAAGGTCTTGCTCAAGAATATCAGCTTGGTCGGTATTCACTGGGGCATGtatgagaagatggagacTAAATCGGTCCCCAAGGTGTGGGAGGGCATCATGAAGTTGATTGCCGAGGGCAAATTCAAGGGAACTGAGTTCACAGACAAGGAGTTTGTCGGACTCGAGTCTGTGCCAGATGCGCTCAAGGCGCTCGGAAGCAGGGAAACCTGGGGCAAGGTTGTTGTCAAGATTCCCCAGGAGGGAAAAAACAAGTTGTAA
- the sif3 gene encoding Sad1-interacting factor 3 (EggNog:ENOG503NUYI; COG:S), which yields MASSKRAPSVLVTDSRERPSARNGTQRPGAMGSAGRPSTRLVSVDNILQYSSDIPSGQPRGHPGQRPARNVRRPSGVPTFASARTGQQVPSRTTKVSEKLVLLPEAPVDDDVSDDEMAARRVSILRGEDENRPLKDEELDVLRKRGGIRGKSYAERLPKMQRGEKVSRLTAYCTAQAFKVKETAEFLKTKHEAKTKLYDDCLYIVYHLPLLPGVDGYRLRSRPVLKTPGTGKTVLDLEIERSERRDEHEGYWDEYSYGAQGLGGSPNTGTVLQQASSAPDSIGRQDDHQVEQITVNPINRLVPDAKHFAEMFVFSYGVVVFWNFTERQEKDILADLAFSEHETNIALATRPLDEADFEMEEFHFEYSADVKRPRVFNDMITLLPRSDHMVKLTISHAIAQSTKLCFFEERMSETMSDAQHVPKRLAMTGELNMTRTEIVKILGRLFKSRVDINLSSNILDVPNFFWDSEPTLHPLYVAIREYLEIDPRIKTLNERCRVFLDLSEILADSVADSKMSYITWIIIILIIISIIVTVTEVGLRFGMLSREKGKQGDGVVAPIVGDPERGGGPGNVIGGGNGQIDLLKRGLAERNITLEDLRMWNSILNEKEKEVVCGGEIVGRTFKGV from the exons ATGGCGTCCTCAAAACGAGCACCGTCGGTCTTG GTCACCGATTCCCGCGAACGGCCATCAGCTCGCAATGGCACACAACGACCAGGAGCAATGGGTAGCGCTGGGCGACCGAGCACCCGTCTCGTATCAGTCGACAACATCCTTCAGTACTCATCAGATATTCCTTCCGGCCAGCCCCGAGGCCATCCAGGCCAGCGACCAGCACGCAATGTGCGCCGCCCAAGTGGTGTACCTACCTTCGCCTCTGCTCGAACCGGCCAGCAGGTCCCGTCCCGCACAACGAAGGTTAGCGAAAAGCTCGTACTTCTCCCTGAGGCTCccgtcgatgatgatgtcagtgatgatgagatggcgGCTAGGCGGGTGTCGATACTGCGCGGCGAAGACGAGAACAGACCGCTTAAAGACGAGGAATTAGACgtgctgaggaagaggggcgGAATTCGCGGCAAGAGTTATGCGGAGCGGCTGCCTAAGATGCAGAGAGGGGAGAAGGTTTCGAGGTTGACGGCGTATTGTACGGCTCAGGCGTTCAAGGTGAAGGAGACGGCGGAGTTTCTGAAGACGAAACATGAGGCCAAGACGAAGCTGTATGATGATTGCTTGTACATCGTCTATCACTTGCCATTGCTGCCTGGTGTGGATGGGTATAGGCTAAGGAGTCGACCGGTGTTGAAGACGCCAGGGACGGGAAAGACGGTGCTGGATTTGGAGATTGAGAGGAGTGAGAGGAGGGATGAACATGAGGGGTACTGGGATGAGTACTCGTATGGTGCGCAGGGACTGGGCGGAAGTCCTAATACGGGGACGGTGCTGCAACAGGCGAGCAGTGCACCTGACTCGATCGGGAGACAGGACGACCACCAAGTGGAACAGATTACGGTGAACCCCATCAATCGGTTGGTTCCAGATGCCAAGCACTTTGCGGAGATGTTTGTCTTCTCGTAcggagtggtggtgttttggaacTTTACTGAGCGACAAGAAAAGGATATCTTGGCGGATTTGGCATTTTCAGAGCACGAGACAAACATTGCGCTTGCGACGAGACCATTGGACGAGGCCGACTTTGAGATGGAGGAGTTCCACTTCGAGTACAGCGCTGATGTCAAGCGGCCGCGTGTATTCAACGACATGATCACGCTGCTGCCGCGTTCGGATCACATGGTCAAGTTGACAATTAGCCATGCTATCGCTCAGAGTACCAAGCTGTGTTTCTTTGAGGAGCGCATGTCGGAGACGATGTCGGACGCACAGCATGTGCCGAAGCGGTTAGCTATGACAGGGGAGCTCAACATGACCCGGACGGAGATTGTGaagattttggggaggttgttcAAGTCGAGAGTGGATATTAATCTTT CATCTAATATCCTCGATGTACCCAACTTTTTCTGGGACTCGGAGCCCACGCTGCACCCGCTCTACGTGGCGATCCGGGAGTACCTTGAAATCGACCCACGTATCAAAACGCTCAACGAGCGGTGCCGCGTGTTTTTGGACTTGTCCGAGATTCTCGCTGATAGTGTGGCCGACTCCAAGATGAGCTACATCACCTGGATTATTATTATTCTGATTATTATCAGCATTATTGTGACAGTCACGGAGGTGGGGCTGAGGTTTGGAATGTTGTCgagagaaaaggggaaaCAAGGAGATGGGGTTGTGGCTCCTATTGTTGGGGATCCAGAACGGGGTGGGGGGCCAGGGAACGTGATTGGGGGCGGAAATGGACAGATTGATTTACTGAAGAGGGGTCTGGCGGAAAGGAATATCACGCTGGAGGATTTGAGGATGTGGAATAGCATTTTgaacgagaaggagaaggaggttgtttgTGGGGGGGAGATTGTGGGGAGGACGTTTAAGGGGGTCTGA